In one Chelmon rostratus isolate fCheRos1 chromosome 7, fCheRos1.pri, whole genome shotgun sequence genomic region, the following are encoded:
- the LOC121609451 gene encoding extracellular calcium-sensing receptor-like: MEGDYVIGGVFAIHRYKHTEKHNYTTMPELQRCTGSLDHRQLRFSHAMVFAIEEINNSTELLPGIKLGYQIHDSCASVQIAAQAAFQLSNGLDPVFDTGDNCSQSGMVMAIIGESSSTRSISVSHVIGSFNIPQVSHFATCACLSDKQQYPSFFRTIPSDQFQADALAKLVKHFGWTWIGAVRSDSDYGNNGMASFLEAAQKEGICVEYSESFYRTHPRSRIQRVADVIRRSTAVVIVAFVAYPDMRILLEELSLEAFRPRQWIGSEAWVTNPDMLRFSFCAGAIGFGIHQSVIPGLRDFLLDLSPTEVAASPVLTEFWEDSFNCRLEKSAATDESLCDGTEAIDTLQSPYTDTSQLRITNMVYKAVYAIAHAIHNVVCRNTNSTTQCDKFTRIESKQILAQLKKVNFSQNGYDVSFDANGDPVAKYELVNWQKTESGSIELVTVGLYDASLPVGQEFRINRNLTWMEGSTEVPVSVCSDSCPPGTRKVLQKGKPICCYDCIPCPEGEVSNATDSPDCFPCPKEFWPNAERDTCFPKPVEFLSFDEVLGIILAAFSVGGACLAIITAAVLFRHRSSPIVRANNSELSFLLLFSLTLCFLCSLTFIGAPSEWSCMLRHTAFGITFVLCISCVLGKTIVVLMAFKATLPGSNVMKWFGPPQQRMTVVSFTFIQVLICTIWLVVNPPFPMKNLSTYKKRIILECALGSAIGFWAVLGYIGLLAVFCLVLAVLARKLPDNFNEAKLITFSMLIFCAVWITFIPAYVSSPGKFTVAVEIFAILASSFGLTFCIFAPKCFIILFQPEKNTKKHLMNKNQSKSI; this comes from the exons ATGGAGGGTGATTACGTCATTGGGGGTGTTTTTGCCATACATAGATACAAGCACACAGAGAAGCATAACTACACCACCATGCCTGAGCTACAAAGGTGCACAGGGAG ccttGACCACCGTCAACTGCGCTTCTCACACGCAATGGTCTTCGCCATTGAAGAGATTAACAACAGCACAGAATTGCTGCCGGGTATCAAGCTTGGTTATCAGATCCACGACTCATGTGCCTCAGTTCAAATTGCTGCACAAGCAGCATTCCAGCTTTCCAACGGCCTGGACCCGGTGTTTGACACTGGTGACAACTGCTCACAATCTGGTATGGTGATGGCTATCATCGGAGAGTCCTCATCCACACGATCGATCAGCGTGTCTCATGTCATCGGGTCCTTTAACATTCCTCaa GTGAGCCACTTTGCCACTTGTGCATGCCTTTCTGATAAGCAGCAGTACCCGAGTTTCTTCAGAACAATCCCGAGCGATCAGTTCCAGGCTGACGCGCTGGCCAAGCTGGTAAAACACTTTGGCTGGACTTGGATAGGTGCCGTCCGGTCTGATTCAGACTATGGCAATAATGGGATGGCGTCTTTTCTGGAAGCAGCGCAGAAAGAGGGGATCTGTGTGGAATACTCTGAATCTTTCTATCGGACCCACCCACGGAGCAGGATCCAGAGAGTAGCTGATGTTATCCGCAG GTCGACAGCTGTGGTTATTGTGGCATTTGTAGCCTATCCAGACATGAGGatcctgctggaggagctgtcGCTCGAGGCTTTTCGTCCTCGCCAGTGGATTGGCAGTGAGGCTTGGGTAACCAACCCAGACATGCTGAGATTCAGCTTCTGTGCTGGAGCCATCGGATTTGGCATTCACCAGTCTGTCATCCCAGGTCTGAGAGACTTCTTGCTGGATCTCTCTCCCACTGAAGTGGCTGCCTCTCCAGTGCTGACTGAGTTCTGGGAGGATTCATTCAACTGCAGGCtggaaaaaa GTGCAGCCACAGACGAGAGTCTGTGTGATGGGACTGAAGCCATTGACACTCTCCAGAGCCCGTACACCGACACATCTCAGCTCCGCATCACAAACATGGTGTACAAGGCTGTTTATGCAATAGCACATGCCATTCATAATGTAGTGTGCCGAAATACAAATTCTACAACTCAGTGTGACAAATTCACCAGGATAGAGTCCAAACAG ATTCTTGCTCAGCTGAAGAAAGTCAATTTTTCCCAAAATGGTTATGATGTGTCATTTGATGCCAACGGGGATCCTGTGGCCAAATACGAGCTGGTTAACTGGCAAAAAACAGAGAGTGGCAGCATTGAGTTGGTGACAGTGGGGCTCTACGATGCATCACTGCCGGTGGGCCAGGAGTTCCGTATCAACAGGAACCTCACCTGGATGGAGGGTAGCACAGAA gttcctgtttcagtgtgcagtgacagctgtccTCCAGGTACTCgtaaagtgctgcagaaaggaaaaccCATCTGCTGTTATGATTGTATACCATGTCCCGAGGGAGAGGTTAGCAATGCTACag aTTCCCCTGATTGTTTCCCTTGCCCAAAAGAGTTTTGGCctaatgcagagagagacacttgtTTCCCCAAACCTGTAGAGTTTCTCTCCTTTGACGAGGTCCTAGGAATCATCCTGGCTGCATTCTCAGTTGGTGGAGCCTGTCTTGCCATtataacagcagctgtgttaTTTCGTCACAGGTCATCCCCGATCGTCAGGGCCAacaactctgagctgagcttcctgctgctcttctctctgactctgtgtttcTTATGTTCATTAACCTTCATTGGAGCACCCTCTGAGTGGTCCTGCATGCTGCGTCACACAGCGTTTGGGATCACCTTTgtcctctgcatctcttgtgtTCTGGGAAAAACAATAGTGGTGTTAATGGCCTTCAAAGCTACACTCCCAGGCAGTAATGTCATGAAATGGTTTGGTCCTCCACAACAAAGAATGACTGTAGTGTCTTTCACATTCATTCAAGTGTTAATATGCACTATTTGGCTGGTTGTTAATCCAccttttccaatgaaaaacctATCCACATACAAGAAGAGAATCATCCTGGAGTGTGCATTAGGCTCAGCTATTGGGTTCTGGGCTGTGCTCGGGTACATAGGCCTACTGGCTGTCTTTTGCTTAGTCTTAGCTGTCCTCGCCCGGAAACTACCTGATAATTTTAATGAAGCCAAGCTgatcaccttcagcatgctgatattctGTGCAGTGTGGATCACCTTCATCCCAGCGTATGTCAGCTCTCCTGGTAaatttactgtggctgtggagatATTTGCCATTCTGGCCTCTAGTTTTGGACTAACATTCTGTATATTTGCTCCGAAGTGTTTCATCATATTGTTTCAGCCAGAGAAGAACACcaagaaacatttaatgaacaaaaatcaATCTAAAAGTATCTGA